A window from Citrus sinensis cultivar Valencia sweet orange chromosome 3, DVS_A1.0, whole genome shotgun sequence encodes these proteins:
- the LOC102617191 gene encoding probable polygalacturonase: MESLKTAKRTQVICIILLVGIIISLNTNGVESRKARNSDWFEYSAISCRAHSASLEEFGGVGDGITSNTKAFKAAIDHLSRFQSEGGSQLFVPPGKWLTGSFNLTSHFTLFLHKDAVLLASQDEKEWPVIEPLPSYGRGRDTEGGRYSSLIFGTNLTDVVITGDNGTIDGQGELWWRKFRAGELKYTRPYLIEIMYSQNIQISNLTLINSPSWNVHPVYSSSVIVQGITILAPVTSPNTDGINPDSCTNTRIEDCYIVSGDDCVAVKSGWDQYGIAYGMPTKQLIIRRLTCISPFSAVIALGSEMSGGIQDVRAEDITAIDSESGVRIKTAVGRGGFVKDVYVRRMTMKTMKWAFWITGSYGSHPDNNYDPHALPVIQNINYRDMVAENVTMAARLEGIAGDPFTGICISNVTIELTNKPKKLQWNCTDITGISSGVTPKPCELLPDHEPAKTTECNFPDNRLPVENMEVQMCSYKANYL, from the exons ATGGAGTCGTTAAAAACTGCCAAAAGAACTCAG GTTATTTGTATCATATTGCTAGTTGGTATTATCATCTCGTTAAATACAAATGGAGTTGAGAGTAGAAAAGCCCGAAATTCAGACTGGTTTGAGTACTCAGCAATAAGTTGCAGAGCTCACAGCGCATCACTGGAGGAATTCGGAGGCGTTGGCGATGGAATCACATCAAACACAAAGGCTTTTAAGGCCGCAATTGATCATTTGAGTCGGTTCCAGTCAGAAGGAGGGTCCCAACTGTTTGTTCCTCCTGGAAAATGGCTGACTGGAAGCTTCAATCTCACCAGCCATTTCACTTTGTTTCTTCACAAGGATGCTGTTCTTCTTGCTTCCCAG GATGAGAAAGAATGGCCTGTGATCGAGCCTTTGCCATCCTACGGTAGAGGAAGGGACACAGAAGGTGGAAGGTATAGCAGTCTTATTTTTGGAACCAACCTCACTGATGTTGTCATAACAG GGGACAATGGAACTATTGATGGTCAGGGTGAGCTCTGGTGGCGAAAATTTCGTGCGGGAGAGCTAAAGTATACCCGCCCATACCTTATTGAAATCATGTACTCACAGAATATTCAAATATCCAACCTCACATTGATCAATTCCCCATCCTGGAATGTTCATCCTGTTTATAGCAG TAGTGTCATAGTTCAAGGCATAACGATCTTAGCGCCGGTGACATCTCCAAACACTGATGGTATTAATCCTG ATTCTTGCACAAACACCAGAATAGAGGACTGCTACATTGTATCAGGGGATGACTGTGTAGCAGTTAAAAGTGGCTGGGATCAGTATGGTATTGCTTACGGGATGCCAACAAAGCAGCTTATTATCAGACGCCTAACGTGCATTTCTCCATTCAGTGCAGTGATTGCACTGGGAAGTGAGATGTCCGGTGGGATTCAGGACGTACGGGCAGAAGATATCACAGCCATTGATTCTGAATCAGGTGTCAGGATCAAAACTGCTGTTGGAAGAGGAGGTTTTGTGAAGGACGTATATGTGAGAAGAATGACAATGAAAACCATGAAATGGGCATTTTGGATTACAGGCAGTTATGGTTCTCATCCTGACAATAACTATGATCCGCATGCACTTCCCGTGATTCAGAATATCAATTATCGTGACATGGTTGCTGAGAATGTAACAATGGCAGCTAGATTGGAAGGAATTGCTGGGGATCCTTTTACTGGAATTTGCATATCAAATGTGACCATTGAGCTAACCAACAAGCCTAAGAAACTTCAGTGGAACTGCACTGATATTACCGGGATTTCGAGTGGTGTGACTCCCAAACCATGTGAATTGTTGCCAGATCACGAACCGGCGAAGACCACGGAATGTAATTTTCCTGACAACAGATTGCCCGTTGAGAACATGGAAGTTCAAATGTGCTCCTACAAAGCAAATTACTTGTAA
- the LOC102617482 gene encoding protein SPIRAL1-like 5, with the protein MSRGGSYGGGQSSLGYLFGSEEKPAAPPAPQTVSLPPYGIDTTTEKPQDNQAPNKPNVSNNYHRAQGQNTGNFITDRPSTKVKSVPGGDSSLGYLFGDK; encoded by the exons ATGAGTAGAGGTGGGAGCTATGGCGGCGGGCAGAGCTCATTAGGCTATCTTTTTGGGTCTGAAGAGAAACCAGCTGCACCTCCGGCTCCACAGACAGTTAGCTTGCCGCCATATGGGATCGATACCACCACGGAGAAACCTCAGGATAATCAGGCTCCTAACAAACCAAATGTCTCAAACAACTATCACAGAGCTCAAGGCCAGAACACTGGGAACTTCATAACT GATCGTCCCTCAACAAAAGTTAAATCAGTTCCCGGTGGAGACTCCTCACTCGGCTATCTGTTTGGAGATAAGTGA